A window of the Tunturibacter empetritectus genome harbors these coding sequences:
- a CDS encoding toll/interleukin-1 receptor domain-containing protein, with product MSDTQGSVNTVVGASKGTREVVFISKATPEDDEFVLWLAPRLEAAGYKVFADILTLEPGDRWRREITGTLQNKAVKMLLCCRDATLDKIGVQEEIGIASDLVKELKDPRFIIPLRLEPYKKLFGIGELQWIDFLGSWASGLHDLLDALEKQDVPRATGRAAINPNWEHYRKRLAIRVEKAPEVLTSNWLRVAGLPDVIHYYHPPGPINLELMERACRESVTPAEVYQRGFFSFASPEEIERDFANVAIFEIHSEHKLIDLLEFGSQSPNIKPREVQNLVSSMFRRAWENFCRSKGLYEHLFSSQTAFHVGESQMPLGKRISWGQQGQRRSSMLRNGAGGKVWQYGMSATPSFWPFPHFKLKARVLFLELVANNRAGSVIGDSGTQHRLRRTICKGWRNKAWHGRLMAFIGLLSTDTPQISVPLAAVCAIVLDPRPMLFTSPVSTAISDAMGDDAEESDDSTLGMFNPEDED from the coding sequence TTGAGCGATACGCAAGGAAGTGTCAATACGGTTGTGGGTGCTAGTAAAGGAACGCGGGAGGTCGTGTTCATAAGTAAAGCCACGCCCGAAGACGATGAATTCGTGCTCTGGCTCGCCCCTCGCCTCGAAGCGGCTGGATATAAGGTTTTTGCAGATATCCTTACCCTTGAGCCAGGTGATCGTTGGCGTAGGGAGATCACTGGTACGCTGCAGAACAAGGCAGTGAAGATGCTTCTATGTTGCCGAGATGCCACACTCGATAAGATCGGTGTCCAAGAAGAAATCGGTATCGCGTCCGACCTAGTTAAGGAGTTGAAAGACCCACGCTTCATCATCCCACTCCGCCTTGAACCTTATAAGAAGCTGTTTGGCATCGGTGAACTTCAATGGATTGACTTTTTAGGCAGTTGGGCCAGTGGCCTCCATGACCTGTTGGACGCGCTTGAGAAGCAGGACGTTCCTCGTGCTACAGGCCGAGCCGCGATCAATCCGAACTGGGAGCATTATCGAAAGCGACTTGCAATCAGGGTCGAGAAAGCGCCAGAGGTTCTGACATCGAACTGGCTTCGTGTCGCCGGCCTCCCCGACGTGATTCATTACTACCACCCGCCGGGACCAATCAATCTTGAGTTGATGGAACGAGCTTGCCGTGAGAGCGTTACACCTGCCGAAGTCTATCAACGTGGCTTTTTTTCGTTCGCCTCGCCGGAGGAGATCGAGCGCGATTTCGCTAACGTCGCCATCTTTGAGATCCATTCCGAGCATAAGTTAATAGACTTGCTCGAATTCGGCAGTCAATCACCAAACATAAAGCCGCGCGAGGTACAGAACCTTGTGTCGTCCATGTTCCGCCGTGCGTGGGAGAACTTCTGCCGCTCAAAAGGCCTGTATGAGCATCTCTTCTCTTCGCAAACGGCGTTTCACGTCGGCGAGTCACAAATGCCGTTGGGCAAGAGAATTTCCTGGGGCCAGCAGGGTCAACGGCGGTCCTCGATGTTGCGAAATGGAGCAGGTGGCAAGGTTTGGCAATATGGTATGTCCGCAACGCCTTCCTTTTGGCCCTTTCCCCACTTCAAGCTCAAAGCGCGCGTCTTGTTTTTGGAACTGGTTGCGAATAATCGTGCGGGTTCCGTCATCGGAGACAGTGGAACGCAACACCGTCTGCGGCGGACGATTTGCAAAGGCTGGCGCAATAAAGCATGGCACGGTCGATTGATGGCTTTTATCGGGCTGTTGTCCACTGATACGCCGCAAATTTCAGTGCCCCTTGCCGCGGTGTGCGCCATCGTTCTCGACCCTAGACCGATGCTGTTTACGTCGCCGGTGAGCACCGCAATATCGGACGCGATGGGAGATGATGCAGAGGAGTCTGACGATTCCACGCTAGGGATGTTCAACCCGGAGG
- a CDS encoding site-specific DNA-methyltransferase, producing MSNRKQRLELTWIGKDERPRLEPRVLLEDSDKSYHAKARVTGHDIFDNLLIFGDNLLALKALEQEFAGKVKCVFIDPPYNTGSAFTHYDDGVEHSIWLSLMRDRLELIKRLLSEDGSIWITIDDNEAHYLKVLCDEIFGRSCFVTSIIWEKADSPRNSARQFSNDHDYILVFSKNPDWSPQRLPRTEESDSIYSNPDDDPRGVWLPGDPYANKPYSKGLYTMKGPTGREFKPPPGRFWRVSEEKLRELDSDGRVWWGPTGEARPSIKRYLNEVSDLVPRTLWHKQDVGSNRTSKNEMRALFPGDESFTTPKPEKLLERLLRIATQTGDVVLDSFAGSGTTGAVAQKMGRRWIMIELGNHCHTHIIPCLKKVIDGEDSGGVTDVTAWKGGGGFRYYRLAPSLLEKDEWGNWVISKEFDAAKLSQAVCKLMGFVYQPDETCYWIQGRSSETDFIYVTTQNLTHQQLAAISEEVGEERTLLVCCKAFRANADAFPNLTIKKIPQAVLRKCEWSHDDYSLNVANLPQAPRDTETPDNAFLTGKAHKKRSNGKDALQNDLFTQEVGK from the coding sequence TTGAGCAACCGCAAGCAACGCCTCGAACTTACATGGATAGGCAAAGACGAACGCCCACGCCTTGAGCCGCGCGTCCTCCTTGAGGATTCGGATAAGTCGTACCACGCGAAGGCCCGCGTCACCGGCCACGACATCTTTGACAATCTACTGATCTTTGGCGACAACTTGCTCGCACTGAAGGCCCTGGAGCAGGAATTCGCTGGCAAGGTCAAGTGTGTTTTTATTGATCCTCCATATAACACGGGGTCGGCTTTTACCCATTACGACGATGGCGTTGAACACTCCATTTGGCTCTCACTAATGCGTGACCGTTTGGAGCTGATTAAACGCCTACTTTCGGAAGATGGCTCGATTTGGATCACAATTGATGACAATGAGGCTCACTATCTCAAGGTGCTTTGCGATGAAATCTTTGGGAGGTCATGCTTCGTAACCTCCATAATCTGGGAAAAGGCTGACTCTCCCAGGAATTCCGCGCGCCAGTTTTCAAATGACCACGACTACATCCTCGTGTTTTCGAAGAATCCAGATTGGAGTCCTCAGCGACTGCCCAGAACTGAAGAGTCTGATTCGATCTATTCCAATCCGGACGATGACCCGCGTGGCGTGTGGCTCCCCGGTGATCCATATGCCAATAAGCCCTACTCCAAGGGGCTATATACGATGAAGGGGCCGACCGGAAGAGAGTTTAAGCCACCACCAGGGCGCTTTTGGCGTGTCTCAGAAGAGAAGCTCCGCGAGTTAGACAGCGATGGGCGGGTTTGGTGGGGACCAACTGGAGAAGCTCGACCGAGTATCAAGCGCTATTTGAATGAGGTTTCTGATCTCGTACCTCGCACTCTCTGGCACAAGCAAGATGTAGGAAGCAATCGCACTTCAAAGAATGAAATGCGCGCACTCTTTCCGGGCGATGAATCCTTCACGACTCCTAAACCCGAGAAACTTTTAGAGCGCCTGCTGCGGATCGCCACTCAAACTGGTGATGTTGTCCTGGACTCCTTCGCCGGATCAGGCACAACAGGCGCTGTCGCTCAGAAGATGGGCCGTCGTTGGATCATGATCGAGCTGGGAAATCATTGCCACACTCACATCATTCCGTGCCTTAAGAAGGTCATTGACGGAGAAGATTCAGGCGGCGTAACTGATGTGACCGCATGGAAAGGTGGAGGGGGCTTTCGTTATTATCGTCTCGCGCCTTCGCTCCTTGAAAAAGATGAGTGGGGGAATTGGGTTATCTCGAAGGAATTTGATGCGGCGAAGCTCTCCCAGGCCGTGTGCAAGCTCATGGGTTTCGTCTATCAGCCGGACGAAACGTGTTATTGGATACAAGGTCGCTCGTCCGAGACGGATTTCATTTACGTCACAACACAGAACTTAACCCACCAACAACTCGCCGCCATTTCGGAGGAAGTCGGGGAGGAGCGCACGTTGCTCGTCTGTTGCAAGGCGTTCCGCGCCAACGCTGACGCATTTCCCAACCTCACCATCAAGAAAATTCCGCAGGCCGTGCTCCGCAAATGCGAGTGGAGCCATGACGATTACAGCCTCAACGTCGCCAATCTGCCGCAAGCGCCTCGTGATACGGAGACCCCGGACAATGCCTTTCTGACAGGCAAAGCGCACAAGAAGCGCAGCAATGGCAAAGATGCGTTGCAGAACGACCTTTTCACCCAGGAGGTCGGTAAGTGA
- a CDS encoding sacsin N-terminal ATP-binding-like domain-containing protein — MTGEENHNSDFRRLIERRRKFIDGLEANRGEINLDIFEDFYPDRAHFVYELLQNAEDAGATEVSFTLMADRVICEHDGRMFTIEDVTSITGIHDSTKAKSKDKIGKFGVGFKSVFVYTQVPAILSGDFAFQIVQQVLPEQIASDTSLGHRTRFEFPFNNPKKPPQEAYAEIGAGLNGLDEKTLLFLSNLQSVKWRIGTDAPGEVLRHKHSDFHFEVLKQTDGRTTSSSHFLKFDQAVPGLEKQCVAVAFPLDLLPAMPQFDQRKHLSEQMKIIPAEPGNVAVFFPAVNETSGLRFHLHGPFVPAMSRASIKDSEANTPLYEQIATLAAHTLHRIKELGLLSTEFLSVLPNPQDQISPRYKGIRAAIIEEMKSQPLTPTYAREHAPANRLIQARASLKELLSEDDIEFLVDYDDATPLWAIGATQRSSRIDNFLTGLSIRDWGLDRLIETLRQKAREEDGLFPTKPDEKFLSWLKCKDQSWMQEFYALMYDEVSLKSYLTSCALRTGL, encoded by the coding sequence ATGACTGGCGAAGAGAATCACAACTCGGATTTCCGGCGGTTGATTGAGCGCCGCCGCAAGTTCATAGACGGGCTTGAGGCCAATCGGGGCGAGATCAATCTCGATATTTTCGAGGACTTTTACCCCGACCGCGCTCACTTCGTTTATGAGCTTCTCCAAAATGCCGAGGATGCAGGCGCGACGGAAGTTTCGTTCACTCTCATGGCCGACCGGGTCATCTGTGAACATGACGGGCGCATGTTCACCATCGAGGATGTCACGTCGATTACCGGCATCCATGACAGCACAAAGGCAAAATCAAAGGACAAGATTGGAAAATTCGGCGTCGGCTTCAAATCCGTGTTCGTCTACACGCAGGTCCCGGCCATTCTGTCCGGAGACTTCGCTTTTCAGATCGTCCAACAGGTTCTCCCGGAGCAGATTGCCAGCGATACGTCGCTCGGACACCGGACCCGGTTCGAGTTCCCATTCAACAATCCGAAGAAGCCGCCCCAAGAAGCCTACGCGGAAATCGGGGCGGGGCTGAACGGACTGGATGAAAAGACCCTCTTGTTCCTGTCCAACCTTCAATCGGTCAAGTGGCGGATCGGGACGGACGCCCCCGGAGAAGTCTTGCGCCACAAGCACTCGGACTTTCACTTTGAAGTCCTGAAACAAACAGACGGCAGGACGACCTCAAGCTCCCATTTCCTCAAGTTTGACCAGGCCGTTCCCGGCCTTGAGAAGCAATGTGTCGCAGTCGCCTTTCCATTGGACCTTCTTCCGGCCATGCCTCAGTTCGATCAGCGGAAACACCTGTCCGAGCAGATGAAGATTATTCCCGCAGAGCCGGGCAATGTGGCCGTGTTCTTCCCGGCGGTGAATGAAACGTCCGGCTTGAGATTCCATCTTCACGGCCCGTTTGTTCCGGCCATGAGCCGCGCCAGCATCAAAGATTCGGAAGCCAACACTCCGCTGTACGAGCAAATTGCGACGCTGGCCGCGCATACATTACATCGAATCAAGGAACTTGGCCTCTTGAGCACAGAGTTTCTTTCCGTGCTCCCGAATCCGCAGGACCAGATTTCGCCGCGCTACAAGGGCATCCGCGCGGCGATCATCGAGGAAATGAAATCCCAACCGCTGACGCCGACGTATGCACGCGAACATGCGCCCGCGAACCGCCTTATTCAGGCAAGGGCCTCTCTCAAGGAACTACTTTCCGAAGACGACATTGAGTTTCTCGTAGATTACGACGACGCGACGCCCCTATGGGCCATCGGTGCGACGCAGAGAAGCAGCCGCATCGACAATTTTCTGACGGGATTGAGCATCCGCGATTGGGGACTTGACCGCCTCATCGAAACCTTGCGCCAGAAAGCGCGCGAAGAAGATGGATTGTTCCCGACAAAGCCCGACGAGAAGTTTCTCTCCTGGCTCAAGTGCAAAGACCAATCTTGGATGCAGGAGTTTTATGCGCTCATGTACGACGAGGTGAGCCTTAAGTCTTACCTCACATCGTGCGCCTTGCGGACGGGACTTTGA
- a CDS encoding DEAD/DEAH box helicase family protein, protein MSDRTVRNISQRLSLRKPQSDSLEILADVASRIALSKSSDTTAALAAIQDFYPSVEDFEREFTSLCFALATGVGKTRLMGAFITYLYLTGKSRHFFVLAPNTTIYEKLISDFSPESPKYVFKGIAEFAANPPLIITGDNYESGVGVRYESGRSTTLFDSDVHINIFNVDKINKEESPRGKPRMKRLQETIGESYYQYLSKLDDLVLLMDEAHRYRASAGATAIDGLKPFLAWS, encoded by the coding sequence GTGAGCGATCGCACTGTTCGTAACATCAGCCAACGGCTTTCCCTTCGTAAACCGCAGTCCGATTCCCTCGAAATTCTCGCTGATGTCGCGAGCAGAATAGCGCTCTCCAAGAGTAGCGATACCACCGCCGCGCTCGCCGCCATCCAGGACTTCTATCCAAGCGTTGAAGACTTCGAGCGTGAGTTTACCTCGCTGTGCTTCGCATTGGCGACCGGCGTCGGCAAGACGCGCCTTATGGGCGCTTTCATTACCTATCTCTATCTCACGGGTAAGAGCCGCCATTTCTTTGTCCTCGCCCCGAACACGACCATTTACGAGAAGCTGATCTCCGACTTCTCTCCCGAAAGTCCTAAATACGTCTTCAAAGGAATTGCCGAGTTCGCAGCCAATCCGCCGCTCATCATCACCGGCGACAACTACGAAAGCGGTGTTGGGGTTCGATATGAGTCTGGTCGCTCAACAACCCTTTTCGACTCGGACGTTCATATCAATATTTTCAACGTCGATAAGATCAACAAGGAAGAAAGCCCGCGCGGAAAGCCGCGCATGAAGCGCCTCCAAGAGACTATCGGCGAGAGTTATTACCAATACCTCTCTAAGCTGGACGACCTTGTGTTGCTGATGGACGAAGCCCATCGTTACCGCGCCAGTGCCGGGGCCACGGCCATAGACGGCCTAAAACCATTCTTGGCCTGGAGCTGA
- a CDS encoding SNF2-related protein — MSENVLTIREVADLLKINEKTVYKLAAAAKIPGVKVGGSWRFDRTTLSAWLKTKTTADLSSSSDDADIEPEQLAISAHYSPQQGTFFAHRITLEGTGEDALAQSLSTARVDMNPHQVDAALFALASPLTKGVLLADEVGLGKTIEASLVIAQRWAERKRRILLVVPASLRKQWSQELYDKFSLPSVIVERNSYNDLRKKGIARPFEHVDRVVITSYEFAALKADEVRAGQWDLVIFDEAHRLRNVYKNDGASRAKRLSDATRPFFKILLTATPLQNSLMELYGLVSVIDERHFGDEESFRSQYVAGPGARNGHIFLRKRLEPICKRTLRRQVQQAGLIRYTERSPVTMEYAPSQNELKLYADVSAYLQRQDTIAFGNKPNQLITMVVRKILGSSTFAIADTLKKIIDRLTQMEPPTVETIADYDVIEEQDEELEESESDDAEAPIDLVKLKAEIAELEEYRKLALAIGENEKGNKLVKALPGVLDEIVKKGGERKAVIFTESVRTQRYLVQLLTDEGYADEIVLLNGQNSDPQSKVIYQDWLTRHKGSDAVSGSKTADMKAAVVEAFRDRKTILIATESGAEGINLQFCSLLVNFDLPWNPQRVEQRIGRCHRYGQKIDVTVVNFLNLKNHAEQRIHQLLDQKFTLFKGVFGASDEVLGVIERGVDIERRIFQIVQSARTETEIDAEFDKLQEDLQEQIDEQILDARKRLLESVDEKVIDRLKSRKDEIKSQLSDLEKQLLYVARAELPDARFHANNERRFDYRGDTYTTEWPLADEKGWKFFRLLEGTLATDVVKRAKDRQFDATSCLRFDLSAYRNGRLADVELLRGKAGWARVAKLNIKTPALTREHLVISAVADDGNTVHSETFERLFRVPAHNEPPGGTPPEDALQSCETGRRKDLLDEAEKQNAEWLDVESENLDHYAEDLERAFETEIKTAEAEIKAAKKAMRGSTLPMAEKVAEKRRISSLEGKRDKLKAEFFDRRAKIRADVEVMLDKIQESLKLEPSLTPLFTIRWEVL; from the coding sequence ATGTCGGAAAATGTTCTCACCATTCGGGAGGTTGCTGACCTCCTGAAAATCAACGAGAAAACGGTCTACAAGCTGGCCGCCGCCGCGAAGATACCAGGCGTGAAGGTTGGCGGATCGTGGCGATTCGACCGCACGACGCTTTCGGCATGGCTCAAGACCAAAACTACTGCCGACTTATCCTCGTCCAGCGACGATGCGGATATCGAGCCGGAGCAGCTCGCAATCAGCGCCCACTATTCCCCCCAGCAGGGAACATTTTTCGCCCACCGCATCACGCTGGAGGGTACAGGCGAGGACGCGCTCGCCCAATCGCTCTCGACTGCGCGCGTGGATATGAACCCGCATCAGGTGGACGCCGCTCTCTTCGCGCTCGCCTCACCACTCACCAAGGGAGTTCTGCTTGCCGATGAAGTCGGCCTTGGCAAAACCATCGAGGCGAGTCTCGTGATTGCGCAGCGTTGGGCCGAACGCAAGCGCCGCATCCTGCTTGTTGTGCCCGCGTCGCTACGCAAACAGTGGAGCCAGGAGCTTTACGACAAGTTCTCTCTTCCCTCCGTGATTGTCGAACGCAATAGCTATAACGACTTGCGCAAAAAAGGTATTGCCCGTCCCTTCGAGCACGTTGACCGCGTCGTGATCACGTCCTACGAATTCGCAGCGCTCAAGGCAGACGAAGTTCGCGCAGGTCAATGGGACTTGGTGATCTTTGACGAAGCACACCGTCTCCGCAACGTCTACAAGAACGACGGTGCATCGCGCGCGAAGCGCCTGAGCGATGCGACACGTCCATTCTTCAAGATTCTGTTGACAGCCACTCCTTTACAGAACTCTTTGATGGAACTCTACGGCCTCGTCTCCGTAATCGACGAGCGTCACTTCGGCGACGAGGAATCTTTCCGCAGCCAGTACGTTGCGGGGCCGGGTGCACGAAACGGTCATATATTCCTTCGAAAGCGGCTGGAGCCGATCTGTAAGCGCACATTGCGTCGCCAAGTCCAGCAGGCGGGCCTGATTCGGTACACCGAACGCAGTCCGGTGACGATGGAATATGCGCCCTCGCAGAACGAGCTGAAACTCTACGCCGATGTTTCCGCCTACCTCCAACGCCAAGACACGATTGCCTTCGGCAACAAGCCAAACCAACTCATCACGATGGTCGTGCGCAAAATACTCGGCTCATCAACCTTCGCCATCGCCGATACGCTTAAAAAGATCATTGACCGGCTCACGCAGATGGAACCGCCGACGGTAGAAACTATCGCCGATTACGATGTGATCGAAGAGCAAGACGAGGAGCTTGAAGAAAGTGAGAGCGACGACGCTGAGGCACCCATTGACCTCGTCAAGCTCAAAGCCGAAATAGCCGAGCTTGAGGAATACCGCAAGCTTGCGCTTGCCATCGGCGAGAACGAGAAAGGCAATAAGCTCGTTAAGGCGCTTCCCGGCGTGCTTGATGAAATCGTCAAGAAGGGCGGCGAGCGCAAGGCCGTCATTTTCACCGAATCCGTCCGCACTCAGCGATACCTGGTACAGCTTCTCACTGACGAAGGCTATGCTGACGAAATCGTTCTTCTCAACGGACAGAACAGCGATCCGCAGAGCAAAGTGATCTACCAGGATTGGCTGACACGGCACAAAGGCAGTGATGCCGTGTCAGGTTCGAAGACGGCGGACATGAAGGCCGCCGTCGTCGAGGCGTTTCGCGACCGCAAGACCATCCTCATCGCGACGGAATCCGGCGCGGAGGGCATCAACCTTCAGTTCTGCTCGCTCCTGGTCAATTTTGACCTGCCCTGGAACCCCCAGCGCGTAGAGCAGCGCATCGGGCGGTGTCACCGGTACGGCCAGAAGATCGACGTGACCGTCGTCAACTTTCTCAACCTCAAGAACCATGCCGAACAGCGAATCCACCAGCTTCTCGATCAAAAATTTACCCTGTTCAAAGGCGTATTCGGCGCGAGCGACGAGGTGCTCGGCGTTATCGAGCGCGGCGTCGATATCGAGCGCCGTATCTTTCAGATTGTGCAGAGCGCACGCACCGAAACCGAGATCGACGCCGAATTTGACAAGCTCCAAGAGGACCTTCAGGAGCAGATCGACGAACAGATTCTCGACGCACGAAAGCGTCTTCTCGAATCCGTCGATGAAAAGGTGATCGACCGACTTAAGTCCCGCAAGGATGAGATCAAGAGCCAACTCTCGGATTTAGAAAAACAGCTTCTCTATGTCGCGCGGGCGGAACTACCCGACGCCCGCTTTCACGCAAACAACGAGCGCCGCTTCGACTATCGCGGCGACACCTATACAACTGAATGGCCGCTTGCCGACGAAAAGGGCTGGAAGTTTTTTCGCCTGCTTGAAGGCACGCTGGCAACGGATGTCGTCAAGAGGGCAAAGGACCGCCAGTTCGACGCCACCTCCTGCCTTCGCTTCGACCTGTCTGCCTATCGCAATGGACGCCTCGCCGATGTCGAGCTGCTACGCGGCAAGGCCGGATGGGCGCGCGTTGCCAAACTCAATATAAAGACTCCTGCCCTTACACGTGAACACCTCGTCATTTCGGCAGTCGCAGATGATGGAAACACCGTTCATTCCGAAACCTTCGAGCGCCTGTTCCGGGTTCCGGCACACAACGAACCACCGGGAGGCACGCCGCCCGAGGACGCGCTGCAAAGCTGTGAAACCGGACGGCGCAAAGACCTGCTCGACGAGGCAGAAAAGCAGAACGCCGAGTGGCTTGATGTTGAAAGCGAAAACCTAGACCACTACGCCGAGGACCTGGAGCGCGCCTTCGAGACGGAAATCAAGACAGCCGAAGCGGAGATTAAAGCAGCAAAGAAGGCCATGCGCGGCTCGACTCTTCCGATGGCCGAAAAAGTTGCCGAGAAACGCCGGATCAGCTCCCTGGAAGGCAAACGCGACAAGTTGAAAGCGGAGTTCTTCGACCGGCGCGCAAAAATCCGAGCCGATGTCGAAGTCATGCTAGACAAGATTCAGGAGAGCCTGAAGCTCGAACCCTCTTTGACCCCACTCTTTACAATCCGGTGGGAGGTGTTATGA
- a CDS encoding helix-turn-helix domain-containing protein, with the protein MRISREEFNQAIGEALSALRVERGFSQAEVAEGINAIPEVDRQERSTRAVAAYAALSIILRNEQGLTQEELAKRSQVPVEFVCDLEAGKDPNPDFYFLYCLSIGFDLSFMEFAHRAEELSDIPDEVLLVNEAKEDGEQS; encoded by the coding sequence ATGAGGATCAGCCGTGAGGAGTTCAACCAAGCCATAGGGGAAGCTCTGAGTGCTTTGCGGGTAGAACGTGGTTTCTCACAAGCAGAGGTCGCGGAGGGCATCAACGCGATTCCCGAAGTTGACAGGCAAGAGCGGAGCACACGCGCTGTTGCTGCTTATGCCGCTCTTTCTATCATTTTGCGGAACGAGCAGGGTCTGACGCAGGAAGAGCTGGCAAAGCGTAGCCAGGTGCCGGTTGAATTCGTGTGCGATCTCGAAGCTGGAAAAGACCCTAATCCCGACTTTTATTTTCTCTACTGCCTAAGCATCGGTTTCGATCTCTCTTTTATGGAATTTGCGCACCGGGCTGAAGAGCTATCGGATATTCCCGATGAAGTGCTTCTGGTGAACGAAGCCAAGGAAGATGGGGAGCAATCATGA